CGGGGCGGCAGGCGCCACCGGCGTGGGCCGGGGCGTGGGCCTCGGCGTGGGGCTGGGGGCGGCCGAGGACGGAGCCACCGGTGCGCCGGGCGTCGAGCCCGGGCGCCGGATGACTTCGACTGCGGGGGCCACCCGCCGTGTCTTCCTATCGTTCACGGTTGTACGTTACCTGATGCGCGGGGTCCGGGCATGCCCGGGCTCGCGGCTTAAGGGGATGCTGAAAAGTCCACCTTCCACCCGGACGGCTCCCTCACCATCCGGACCTCGCCCGACCTTCCCGCCGAGCTCACGACCAAGGTCGCCTCGTCGCCCTCCTGGCGGAGCAGCTTGACCTCCTGAACATCGGGCGTCCCGGGGACATTCGCGAAGAACAGCGCGAGCGGCTCCGGTTTCACCATGCCCCCCGACGCATCGCTGACCTGCTGGGCCCGAGCCTTCAGGACCTGCTGGGTCGCTTGGGACAGGCCCGCGTAGGCCTTGGGCAGTTCGCCCCGCTGCACATGCCGGTGGAACGTCTGGTAGGCCCCCACGGGGGAGTCCGGCTGGAGCCGGTTGCAGCCGCCCAGGGCGAGGAGGGCGAACAGCAGCCAGGTCGTCGTCGCGAGCGGGCGCATGGAGCCTCCGGTTTAGGTCAAACCGCCTCCGTGGGGAAGCGCGAGCTGCGTCACGCCGCATGCTGGTGGACGCGATTGCGTCCCGTGCCCTTGGCTGAATAGAGGCTCGCGTCCGCCGCGCGCAGCAGCGCCTCCGTCCCCGGCAGGTCGTCCGCCGGCACCGTCGCCACGCCAAGCGACGCGGTCAGCTTCACCTCCTGTGACACCCCATCCGTCCCCCGCCACGTCAGCTCCAGCCGCTCAATCGCCTCCCGCACCCGCTCGCACGCCCGGAGCGCGTCCTGGGGCGCCGCCTCTGGCAGGAGCGCGATGAACTCCTCGCCGCCGTAGCGGGCCAGCAGGTCCACCTCCCGCAGCGTCGCGCGCGCCGTCTGGGCCACCGCGCGCAGCACCTCGTCGCCAAAGGGGTGGCCGAACGTGTCGTTGATGCGCTTGAAGTGGTCGATGTCCAGCATCACCAGCGACAGCGGCGAACGATACCGCCGCGAGCGCATGAACTCCTCGCCCAGCCGTTCCTCGAAGTATCGGCGGTTGAACAGGCCCGTGAGCGCGTCCGTGCGGCTGAGCGCCAGCAGCTCCTGGCGGCGGCGGTCCAGCTCCCGGTTGGCCCACTCCAGCTCCCGGTTCTTCTCCAGGAGCGCGTCCTGCAAGGCCTTCAGCCGCAGCATGGACTTCACGCGCGCGCCCAGCTCCAGCATGTCGAACGGCTTCACCAGGTAGTCGTCCGCGCCCAGCTCCAGCCCCTCCACCTTGCCCGCCGCCTGCCGGGCCGTCATCAGGATGACCGGGATGAAGCCGAAGCCGCCTTCGCCCGCGTTCGCCTTGACGATGCGGCACACCTCCACGCCGCCCAGGCCCGGCATCTCCACGTCCATCACGATGAGGTCCGGCCGTCCCGCGCGGATGGCCGACAGCGCCTGCGCGCCGTCCAGCGCCTCCTTGAACACGTAGCCGTGCGGGGCCAGGCCCTCGCGCACGTGCCGCACCTGGGCCGGATCATCGTCCACGATGAGCACCGTGCGCCCCGCGAAGTCGTTCGCCGGTCCGCTCCTGCGCACGGCGTCCGGCATCCGTTTCCTTTCGGCTTCTGGCATGAGGCGCCAACCCCCCAGGATGCGGCCGTGGCCCACGTCGCGAGTGTCACCCGGGGCGGGAACCCCGTGCCCGGATTCTCCTCCGGGTGGGGGGCGCTGCCAAGGGCCCCAAGACCGCCGTCGCGACCCCGGGTCCGGGCCGCGACACACTACGGCGCGGGTTTCACCAGCCGTGCGCGGTAGACGGGTTCTGCGGAGGCCAGGTAGCGCCGCTCGCGGGTGGAGGGCACCTCCTCCGGGTCGTACGGGTGGAACACGCCCGTGCCCAGCGGGTTGTGGAAGCCGGCCGCCTCCAGGATCTCCAGCATGGCCACCCCGCGGTCCTGCACGTCGGTGCGCATGTCGAAGCGGCCGCCCGGCTTGAGCAGGCCCAGCATCAGCTTCGCGAACTGGGGCTGCACGACCGCCCGCTTGGCGTGCGAGCGCTTCCACCAGGGGTCGGGGAACTGGAGGTGGATGACGTCCAGCGACCCGGGGGCGAAGATGCGCGGCACGACGAAGCGCGCGTCGGATTCGATGACGCGCAGGTTGGTCAGCCCCGCCTTCTCCCCGCGCATCTGCGTGTCGCGCGCGTACTTCTTGCGCCACTCGAAGGCCACGAAGCGCACGCCGGGGTTGCGGCGGCAGTACTCCAGCGCGTGCCCCCCCGCGCCCGAGCCGATCTCCAGCTCCAGCGGGCCGGTGAAGCCGAACTCCGCGTCCCAGTCCGGGGGCGCATCCAGGGGGACGAACTTGAGGCCGACTGGATCAGGGAGCAGGGCAGGGCGCATGGCGGGGGCGGGCGCCTCTAACCATGGAGCCGCGTGGGTTGGCCAGGGCAAAAGCGCGCGGGGTGGTATAGGGAGGGGTCATGAAGGTCTTCCAGTCGGTGTCCGAGGCGGGCCGCCAGCTCCAGGGGCAGGCCCTCGCGCTGGGCAACTTCGACGGTGTGCATGTGGGCCACCAGGCCCTCTTCGCCGAGGCCCGGCGCCACGCCCCCGCGGGCGCGCTCACCTTCCAGCCCCACCCGGGCAAGGTGCTCCAGCCAGACCTGGCGCCCAAGCTCATCACCCTCTTGCCGCGCAAGCTGGAGCTGTTGGCCGGCTGCGGCCTGGACGGGGTGGTGGTGCAGGCCTTCACCCGCGACTACGCGCGCAGCTCTCCCGCGGACTTCGAGGTCGACCTCTTCGACACCCTGGGCGTGGCCCACGTCGTCGTGGGCGGCGACTTCACCTACGGCGCCCACCGCGCGGGCACCGTCACCACCCTGCGCGAGGCCGCGGCGAAGCGGGGCGCCCAGGTCCACGTCGTCCCCTCCGTGCACGTGGACGGCGTCGTCGCGTCCTCGTCGCGGATCCGCGAATACATCCTGGAGGGAAGGGTGGGAGCGGCCCGGCGCCTCCTGGGACGCCCGTTCGACCTGGATGGCACGGTGGTGTCCGGCGCGGGGCGGGGGCGCACCATCGGCTTTCCCACCGCCAACGTGGACACGCAGAACGAGCTGCGGCCCGCGCCCGGCGTGTACGCCATCCGTGTGCGCCTCCGGTCGGAGGCCGACGGCCCGTGGCGGCCGGGGGCGGCCAACATCGGCGTGAAGCCCACCTTTGGTGGAACGGAGGTCACCATCGAGGCGCACCTCCTGGACTTCACGGGAGACCTCTACGGCCAGGAGCTGCGGGTCCAGTTCCTGGAGCGCCTGCGGCCCGAACAGCGCTTCGGCTCCGTCGCGGAGCTGGTGGGTCAAATCAAACGCGACGTGGAGGCCGCCCGCACCGTGGCGGCCCGTGGCGACGGGTAGGGTCCGGTGATCCTCCGGGAGGGGGCTCCGGACAGCGAGGGAGCACGCCAGGGCGCCTTGACAGGCCGCGCATCGGTTTCCTCTAATCCATGAGGCTCCGTGCCAGGGCTTCAAGCCCCTGTCGCCCCCCCATCCCCCCTTGGGGCCCCGCCTTGGCCGGGGCTCTGGCTGTTCCCTCCTCACGCTCTTAAAGAGGCACCCCAGAAATGTCCGGTCGACTCGGTGAATTGCTGGTGCGCGAGAACCTCATCTCCGTCCAGCAACTCCGCAAGGCGCAGGAGGAGCAGCAGAAGAGTGGTGCGCGCATCGGCACGGCGCTCATCAAGACGGGCGCCATCGAGGAGTCGAAGCTCACCGACTTCCTGTCGAAGCAGTACGGCGTGCCGGCCATCAACCTGAAGGACTTCGACATTGATCCGGACATCATCAAGCTCGTGCCCAAGGAGGTGGCCGAGAAGCACCTGGTGATCCCGGTCAACCGCGCGGGCCCGTCGCTCATCGTGGCCATGTGCGACCCGTCCAACATCTTCGCGGTGGACGACCTGAAGTTCCTCACCGGCTACAACATCGAAGCCGTGGTCGCGTCGGAGATCTCCATCCGCGAGTCCATCGAGCGCTACTACGCGGAGAAGGGCCCCTCGCTGGAGGACATCGTCGGCGACGTGAGCGACGACATCGAGGTCGCCAAGGAGGAGCAGGAGAACCTGGATGAGATGGCCAAGGCCGCGGACGACGCGCCCGTGGTCAAGCTGGTGAACCTCATCCTGATGGACGCCATCAAGAAG
This Corallococcus silvisoli DNA region includes the following protein-coding sequences:
- the trmB gene encoding tRNA (guanine(46)-N(7))-methyltransferase TrmB → MRPALLPDPVGLKFVPLDAPPDWDAEFGFTGPLELEIGSGAGGHALEYCRRNPGVRFVAFEWRKKYARDTQMRGEKAGLTNLRVIESDARFVVPRIFAPGSLDVIHLQFPDPWWKRSHAKRAVVQPQFAKLMLGLLKPGGRFDMRTDVQDRGVAMLEILEAAGFHNPLGTGVFHPYDPEEVPSTRERRYLASAEPVYRARLVKPAP
- a CDS encoding bifunctional riboflavin kinase/FAD synthetase; protein product: MKVFQSVSEAGRQLQGQALALGNFDGVHVGHQALFAEARRHAPAGALTFQPHPGKVLQPDLAPKLITLLPRKLELLAGCGLDGVVVQAFTRDYARSSPADFEVDLFDTLGVAHVVVGGDFTYGAHRAGTVTTLREAAAKRGAQVHVVPSVHVDGVVASSSRIREYILEGRVGAARRLLGRPFDLDGTVVSGAGRGRTIGFPTANVDTQNELRPAPGVYAIRVRLRSEADGPWRPGAANIGVKPTFGGTEVTIEAHLLDFTGDLYGQELRVQFLERLRPEQRFGSVAELVGQIKRDVEAARTVAARGDG
- a CDS encoding diguanylate cyclase codes for the protein MPEAERKRMPDAVRRSGPANDFAGRTVLIVDDDPAQVRHVREGLAPHGYVFKEALDGAQALSAIRAGRPDLIVMDVEMPGLGGVEVCRIVKANAGEGGFGFIPVILMTARQAAGKVEGLELGADDYLVKPFDMLELGARVKSMLRLKALQDALLEKNRELEWANRELDRRRQELLALSRTDALTGLFNRRYFEERLGEEFMRSRRYRSPLSLVMLDIDHFKRINDTFGHPFGDEVLRAVAQTARATLREVDLLARYGGEEFIALLPEAAPQDALRACERVREAIERLELTWRGTDGVSQEVKLTASLGVATVPADDLPGTEALLRAADASLYSAKGTGRNRVHQHAA